A genome region from Triticum aestivum cultivar Chinese Spring chromosome 2B, IWGSC CS RefSeq v2.1, whole genome shotgun sequence includes the following:
- the LOC123044863 gene encoding serine/threonine-protein kinase SRPK, which yields MSRASLSPSSSGDEEEEDDEGVDGYRKGGYHAVRPGDQFAAGRYVTQRKLGWGNFSTVWLAFDVESQKFVALKIQKSAPEFAQAALHEIEFLSEITKRDPSNCKCTIQLIDHFKHAGPNGQHICLVFEFLGDSLLKLVQYNRYKGIGLGRVKEICRSILVGLDYLHGELGIIHSDLKLENVLLVSTIDPSKDPIRSGLKPNLERPEGNPNGEAVLNPIDKKLKMRARRVLAKLAEKRKSAAEFARAERSLDGIDMTCKIVDFGNACWADKQFTDFIQTRQYRAPEVILGAGYSFPVDMWSFACIAFELATGEMLFTPKEGHGYSEDEDHLALMMEVLGKMPRKIATMGTKSKEYFDRHGDLKRIRRLKFSSIERVLVDKYKIPQSDAREFAEFLCPLLDFAPEKRPTAAHCLKNKWLQRDDGKNVTNIASKSIDVTCNFGSMPDSCAQRIDAKGNTKSSINSNTENADVVRPTERISNSNAKSTNVNPNTGTIMYKDGNNSDVKPHSGSIITNKNAKSSDEKPFTGSISNKADKTVDTKPVTWSSASTDDKSVDTKSSIGSVTNRDAKSIEGKRNIRSVVNSYMKNFDAKRNTGSIANSEVKDLDVKPSSGDIASVDTNSTSAKPYTGNVENSDVTGTSVMANTGPANSGAKLQTNTDSVDEDDTDSKPNVGRVAASIQRLESSMSKVQIGKYR from the exons atgTCGCGGGCGTCGCTGTCCCCGTCGTCGtcgggcgacgaggaggaggaggacgacgagggggTCGACGGGTACCGCAAGGGCGGATACCACGCCGTGCGCCCTGGGGACCAGTTCGCCGCCGGACGCTACGTCACCCAGCGCAAGCTCGGGTGGGGCAACTTCTCCACCGTCTGGCTCGCCTTCGACGTCGAGTCCCAG AAATTTGTTGCTCTTAAGATTCAGAAGAGTGCACCAGAGTTTGCTCAAGCTGCTCTTCATGAAATTGAGTTCCTCTCGGAGATCACTAAGAGAGATCCTTCAAACTGTAAATGCACCATCCAGTTGATAGATCACTTCAAGCATGCAGGGCCAAATGGGCAGCATATCTGCCTTGTCTTTGAATTCCTTGGAGACAGCTTACTTAAGCTAGTACAGTACAACCGCTACAAAGGCATTGGACTGGgtagggtgaaggaaatatgcaggTCCATTTTGGTAGGTCTTGATTACTTGCATGGAGAGCTTGGAATCATCCACTCAGATTTGAAACTTGAAAATGTCCTACTTGTTTCAACAATCGATCCCTCAAAGGACCCCATTCGCTCCGGACTTAAACCTAATCTTGAGAGGCCTGAGGGGAATCCTAACGGAGAAGCTGTTCTTAACCCGATTGATAAGAAACTGAAGATGAGAGCAAGGAGGGTGCTCGCAAAGCTTGCTGAGAAAAGAAAATCAGCTGCAGAATTTGCACGTGCAGAAAGAAGCTTGGATGGGATTGATATGACATGCAAGATTGTAGATTTTGGAAATGCTTGTTGGGCTGACAAGCAATTTACAGATTTTATTCAGACAAGGCAGTACCGGGCACCAGAGGTCATTCTTGGTGCAGGATACTCATTTCCTGTTGATATGTGGTCGTTTGCGTGTATTGCATTTGAGCTCGCAACGGGCGAAATGCTATTTACGCCCAAGGAAGGGCATGGGTACAGCGAAGATGAG GATCACTTGGCTTTAATGATGGAGGTCTTAGGAAAGATGCCTAGAAAG ATTGCTACGATGGGAACAAAATCGAAGGAGTATTTTGATCGCCATGGAGATCTGAAGCGGATAAGAAGACTGAAATTCTCGTCTATTGAACGTGTCCTAGTTGACAAATATAAAATTCCTCAATCAGATGCTCGGGAATTTGCTGAGTTTCTATGCCCTTTACTTGATTTTGCCCCAGAGAAGCGCCCGACAGCTGCACACTGTCTAAAGAATAAATGGCTTCAGCGTGATGATGGTAAGAATGTTACCAACATTGCTTCGAAGAGCATTGATGTAACATGCAACTTCGGGAGCATGCCTGACAGTTGTGCCCAGAGAATTGATGCAAAGGGGAACACTAAAAGCAGTATCAACAGTAACACTGAGAATGCTGATGTGGTACGCCCCACTGAAAGGATTTCCAACAGCAATGCCAAAAGCACTAATGTAAATCCTAACACTGGAACAATCATGTATAAGGATGGAAACAACTCTGATGTAAAGCCCCACTCTGGTAGCATCATCACAAACAAAAATGCCAAAAGCTCCGATGAAAAGCCTTTCACTGGAAGCATCTCCAACAAAGCTGACAAAACAGTTGATACAAAGCCCGTCACTTGGAGCAGCGCCAGCACTGATGACAAGAGTGTTGACACAAAGAGCAGCATTGGAAGCGTTACCAACAGAGATGCAAAGAGCATTGAAGGGAAGCGAAACATTCGAAGCGTTGTAAACAGTTATATGAAGAATTTTGATGCAAAGCGGAACACTGGAAGCATAGCCAATAGCGAAGTCAAGGACTTGGATGTTAAGCCCAGCAGTGGAGATATTGCCAGTGTTGATACCAACAGTACCAGTGCAAAGCCCTACACTGGAAATGTTGAAAACAGTGATGTCACGGGTACTAGTGTGATGGCGAACACAGGCCCTGCCAACAGTGGTGCCAAGTTACAGACTAACACTGACAGTGTTGATGAGGATGACACAGATTCAAAGCCAAATGTTG